Proteins from a genomic interval of Moorena sp. SIOASIH:
- a CDS encoding filamentous hemagglutinin N-terminal domain-containing protein yields the protein MNNRQSKPSTRGLGILPLTEKAITLIGSVVIAFSGNYALAQITPDQTLGNESSVVTPNSTIRGEPGDLIEGGAARGSNLFHSFQDFNVGQLQRVYFANPAGIENILSRVTGSNISNILGTLGVDGGANLFLLNPNGIVFGQNARLDVAGSFFASTANSLVFNNGTEFSATNPEAPPLLSINITPGLQYGLNHPKPTKITNAGYLVVGQDLTLAAGQLDLQGQLIAGGNLTLHGEDTVQIRDSIGRPFIAAAGGKLLIQGNQGVDIFALNHPDSGLVSGGDLVLRSQNTVAGDAHYWSGGSFRIEQLDGSLGDLFSPDDPIIRSVGDVSFNSYLGTSLHIVAGGAVDIGFVIITGNETGTEGIDFISEAITLSNGTVVNINGQAEPTLDIRAGVDPTEVGIPGLTGNQFLGDLSGDFFNIFGTPTITNTATSADITIGTIAFADVNLFDLLSQNISANDLLAGTVLLTNQYKPNPSLAGDIEVSATLGSLVPNVAIQNGEVSKGGSVTIDSRGSITLNGIVNTIAIPSNDPSNPFSGNGGDVTFLANDNITLNPGSFIASAGIEGGKITLNSGSNFLLDDAGVVTLTAGTTGADKGGNLIVNAPESVTLINTEGSGFSNLGELLNEFTNSNLLERLLRVFNGSGLATVTTGPGNSGDLTINTRTLSIQNQAQNQESRSLAGAATVTLSGSSGNSGNLTVNAESVDILGNETDPFIPTPNERLALAIRAIPTGLTTATNSTGKAGDLTINTQRLTIQNGAGVTTATVRRRLENAQDGGNLTINATESVTLSGKVTLATATLNSGNAGELKVTTPTLTLEKGAVIAADTTGSGDAGKLTISTEQLLVRDGSRIGAATGNSGTGANITVIASDLVELVGTAVDDQNTVVPSGIFANSQFINDTRNELGDAGSINIDTEKLIVRDGAVVSSSTEDAGAGGTITIDVNTLEITTGGQLRTTAFGDGRAGDITLNIDKTVVIANPNSGLLAETEGAGAGGTITINTQDLTLQDQAQISASTFGTGTSGNIVVKNADSVELADNSSISTEVKAGAEVNPSPGEEVGNINLKTRSLTLTNESQITASTSGIGDAGSIFIQEAEQVDLNRNSSISTAVNSGAVGNGGDIDLETESLSLDNTSTIEASTAGTGDAGSITIPDAQEVNLDRNSSISTAVNTGAVAQKDSNIAIKTRSLTLNDSDITASTSGIGDAGSIFIQEAEQVDLNRNSSISTAVNTGAVGNGGNIDLKTRTLKLNQSQITASTDAQGDAGQVQVRDAQQVDLNLNSSISTAVNSGAVAEKASNIDIKTRSLTLNNESDITASTSGKGNAGSITIQEAQQVNLVRNSSISTAVNSGANGNGGNVDIETKSLSLDHTSTIEASTAGNGNAGSIKIPDAEEVSLNRNSSISTEIKEGAVVQKDNNIDIDSNIDIKTRTLTLNDSDITASTSGKGNAGSITIQEAQQVNLVRNSSISTAVNSGADGNGGNIDLKTRTLKLNQSQITASTDAQGDAGSIFIQEAQQVNLNRNSSISTAVNSGADAEKAGNIDLKTRTLTLTNDSQITASTSGKGDAGQIKIQEAQQVDLNRNSSISTAVNTGAEGNGGNVDIETKSLSLDHTSTIEASTAGNGNAGSITIPDAEEVSLNRNSSISTAVNSGADAEKAGSIDLKTRTLTLTNDSDITASTSGEGDAGSIVIQEAQQVNLNRNSSISTAVNTGAEGNGGNVDIETKSLSLDNDSEITASTSGEGDAGSITIPDAEEVNLNRNSSISTAVNSGAVAEKGGSIDLKTRTLTLTKDSQITASTSGEGDAGSIFIQEAQQVNLNRNSSISTAVNTGAVGNGGNVDIETKSLSLDHTSKIEASTAGTGDAGSITIPDAEEVSLNRNSSISTAVNPGAVGNGGNIDIKTRSLTLTNNSEITSSTAGDGDAGNITLRAEQVTIEGDSQVSATTSRVTDTDRGKGGNIEIIEANRFRATDGGNVRTTTEGNKQAGNITLEVRDDITLAGAGSGLFANTTRDSSGDGGNIFVDPRTVTIRDGAKIAVDSQGQGKGGNIELQAGTLTLDNQAELSAETASNQGGNITLTIDELLFLRRNSKISTTAGTAQAGGDGGNITINAPFIIGIRQEDSDITANAFEGNGGNINITTQGIIGLEFRENLTPLSDITASSEFGVDGTVNINAPQIDPSRGLSELPTDVIDVSQLIEKNLCAAGEGSEFIATGRGGLPISPNETLNPNATWDDWRITEQPQTRIRKRRSRSRQHQLQINQPQTNKPKPKQIVEAQGWVIGANGEVILTAHPVIVTPKGTWLHQVDCPMLHQTFK from the coding sequence ATGAATAATCGGCAAAGTAAGCCCTCAACCAGAGGGCTAGGCATATTGCCCTTAACTGAAAAAGCCATAACCCTAATCGGATCGGTGGTTATTGCTTTTTCTGGGAACTATGCTTTAGCCCAGATTACCCCGGATCAAACCTTGGGTAATGAATCTTCAGTGGTAACACCAAATTCAACGATTAGGGGAGAGCCAGGGGACTTGATTGAAGGGGGAGCAGCCCGAGGTAGTAACCTGTTCCATAGCTTTCAAGATTTTAATGTTGGTCAGCTACAGCGGGTTTACTTTGCCAATCCAGCCGGAATCGAGAACATTCTGTCTCGGGTGACCGGGAGTAATATCTCCAACATTCTAGGAACTCTTGGTGTCGATGGTGGAGCGAATCTGTTTTTACTCAATCCCAATGGCATTGTGTTTGGCCAGAATGCCAGGTTGGATGTGGCAGGTTCCTTTTTCGCCAGTACAGCCAATAGTTTAGTCTTCAACAACGGTACAGAATTCAGTGCCACCAATCCAGAAGCCCCCCCTTTATTGAGTATTAATATTACTCCCGGATTGCAGTATGGCTTGAATCACCCCAAACCCACCAAAATCACTAACGCTGGTTATTTAGTAGTCGGGCAAGACCTCACCCTAGCTGCTGGTCAGCTTGACTTACAAGGTCAACTAATTGCTGGGGGAAATTTGACACTCCATGGAGAAGATACAGTTCAAATACGGGATAGTATCGGGCGACCATTTATTGCAGCTGCTGGCGGTAAGTTATTGATTCAGGGCAATCAAGGAGTGGATATATTTGCCTTGAACCATCCAGACAGTGGTCTAGTGTCCGGTGGGGATCTGGTTTTGCGATCGCAAAATACGGTCGCCGGTGATGCCCACTATTGGAGTGGTGGCAGTTTCCGGATTGAACAGCTCGATGGCAGTCTCGGAGATTTGTTTAGTCCCGATGACCCAATTATTCGCTCAGTTGGGGATGTTAGTTTCAACAGCTATCTAGGCACCTCCCTACATATCGTGGCAGGGGGAGCAGTAGATATCGGTTTTGTGATCATTACAGGTAATGAAACAGGTACAGAAGGAATAGACTTTATTTCCGAAGCCATTACCTTATCTAATGGCACAGTAGTGAATATTAACGGTCAGGCTGAACCGACTCTTGATATTCGTGCTGGAGTAGATCCCACTGAAGTTGGTATCCCTGGACTGACAGGCAACCAATTCTTGGGTGACTTGTCCGGTGACTTTTTCAATATCTTTGGCACACCCACTATTACCAATACTGCCACCAGTGCAGATATTACAATCGGCACCATCGCTTTTGCTGATGTCAATTTATTCGACTTGTTGTCACAAAATATATCTGCCAATGATCTGTTGGCAGGAACCGTTTTGCTCACCAATCAGTACAAGCCTAATCCTTCACTAGCAGGAGATATTGAAGTTTCAGCTACTCTAGGTTCATTAGTGCCAAATGTGGCAATTCAGAACGGTGAAGTATCCAAGGGGGGGTCAGTTACTATCGATTCTCGCGGTAGCATTACTCTCAACGGTATAGTTAATACCATTGCTATTCCAAGTAACGATCCGTCTAACCCTTTCTCTGGCAATGGGGGTGATGTCACGTTTTTGGCCAATGATAACATCACCCTTAATCCAGGTTCTTTCATTGCTTCTGCTGGAATAGAGGGAGGTAAGATCACCCTCAACAGCGGTAGCAACTTTTTGCTGGATGACGCTGGTGTTGTTACCCTGACAGCGGGTACAACTGGGGCAGATAAAGGCGGAAATTTAATTGTCAATGCCCCTGAGTCAGTGACATTAATTAATACAGAAGGGTCAGGCTTCAGCAATTTGGGGGAATTGCTCAACGAGTTTACCAATTCCAACTTGCTAGAACGGCTCCTCCGAGTTTTCAATGGGTCTGGCTTGGCAACGGTTACAACTGGACCAGGGAATTCTGGGGACTTAACCATTAACACCAGAACTTTGAGTATCCAAAACCAAGCCCAAAACCAAGAATCACGGAGTCTAGCTGGAGCTGCTACTGTCACTTTAAGTGGTAGTAGTGGCAATAGTGGAAATTTAACGGTTAACGCTGAGTCAGTAGACATTCTCGGCAACGAAACTGATCCATTTATCCCTACTCCTAACGAACGGCTAGCCTTGGCGATCAGAGCTATTCCCACCGGGTTGACGACTGCTACTAACAGTACTGGTAAGGCAGGGGACTTAACCATTAATACCCAACGTTTAACGATTCAGAATGGAGCTGGAGTAACCACAGCAACTGTTAGGAGAAGGTTAGAAAACGCACAAGATGGGGGAAATTTAACCATAAATGCCACTGAGTCAGTGACATTGTCGGGCAAGGTTACCTTGGCTACCGCTACCTTGAACTCAGGTAATGCCGGTGAGTTAAAGGTCACAACACCCACATTGACTCTAGAGAAGGGAGCGGTGATTGCTGCTGATACCACTGGTTCAGGGGATGCTGGGAAATTAACGATTAGCACCGAGCAACTGTTAGTACGTGATGGCTCCAGAATTGGCGCAGCAACCGGAAATAGTGGTACGGGAGCCAATATAACAGTCATCGCTTCGGACTTAGTCGAGTTAGTTGGCACTGCTGTCGATGATCAGAATACTGTAGTTCCTAGTGGTATATTCGCTAACTCTCAATTCATTAACGATACTAGAAATGAACTTGGCGATGCTGGAAGCATTAACATTGATACAGAAAAGTTGATTGTTCGGGATGGAGCAGTTGTATCCAGTTCTACCGAAGACGCTGGGGCTGGTGGGACGATAACTATTGATGTTAATACTCTCGAAATTACTACTGGTGGACAACTTCGCACCACTGCCTTTGGGGATGGTCGGGCTGGTGACATTACCCTGAATATCGATAAGACGGTGGTGATCGCAAATCCCAATAGCGGACTGTTAGCAGAGACTGAAGGCGCTGGGGCTGGTGGAACGATCACGATTAATACTCAAGACTTAACACTCCAAGATCAAGCACAGATTTCTGCATCTACCTTTGGTACAGGAACCTCTGGAAACATTGTTGTTAAGAATGCTGACTCTGTCGAGCTTGCCGACAACAGCTCAATTTCAACGGAGGTAAAGGCTGGTGCAGAGGTAAACCCTAGCCCAGGGGAGGAAGTGGGTAATATTAATCTAAAAACGCGATCGCTAACATTAACCAATGAATCTCAAATAACTGCCAGCACCTCTGGGATAGGGGATGCCGGTAGTATCTTCATACAAGAGGCTGAACAGGTTGACCTTAATCGGAACAGTTCCATATCCACAGCAGTAAACTCTGGAGCAGTTGGCAATGGTGGGGATATTGATCTCGAAACCGAGTCCCTATCCCTAGATAACACCTCGACAATTGAAGCAAGTACTGCCGGTACCGGAGATGCAGGTAGTATCACAATCCCAGATGCCCAGGAGGTTAACCTTGATCGGAATAGTTCCATATCCACAGCAGTAAATACTGGAGCAGTTGCCCAAAAAGACAGCAATATTGCGATTAAAACGCGATCGCTAACATTAAATGACTCTGATATAACTGCCAGCACCTCTGGGATAGGGGATGCCGGTAGTATCTTCATACAAGAGGCTGAACAGGTTGACCTTAATCGGAACAGTTCCATATCCACAGCAGTAAACACTGGTGCAGTTGGCAATGGTGGGAATATTGATCTAAAAACGCGGACGCTAAAATTAAATCAATCTCAAATAACTGCAAGTACTGATGCTCAGGGCGATGCCGGTCAAGTCCAAGTGCGGGATGCTCAACAGGTTGACCTTAATCTCAATAGTTCGATATCTACAGCGGTAAACTCTGGTGCAGTTGCCGAAAAAGCCAGCAATATTGACATTAAAACGCGATCGCTGACTTTAAACAATGAATCTGACATAACTGCCAGCACCTCTGGAAAAGGGAATGCAGGTAGTATCACCATACAAGAGGCTCAACAGGTTAACCTTGTAAGGAACAGTTCCATATCGACAGCAGTAAACTCTGGTGCAAATGGCAATGGTGGGAATGTCGATATTGAAACCAAGTCTCTATCTCTAGATCACACCTCGACAATTGAAGCGAGTACTGCCGGTAACGGAAATGCCGGTAGTATCAAAATCCCAGACGCAGAGGAAGTTTCCCTTAATCGGAATAGTTCGATCTCTACAGAGATTAAGGAAGGTGCAGTTGTCCAAAAAGACAACAATATTGATATTGACAGCAATATTGATATTAAAACGCGGACGCTAACATTAAATGACTCTGACATAACTGCCAGCACCTCTGGGAAAGGGAATGCCGGTAGTATCACCATACAAGAAGCTCAACAGGTTAACCTTGTAAGGAACAGTTCCATATCCACAGCAGTAAACTCTGGTGCAGATGGCAATGGTGGGAATATTGATCTAAAAACGCGGACGCTAAAATTAAATCAATCTCAAATAACTGCTAGTACTGATGCTCAGGGCGATGCTGGTAGTATCTTCATACAAGAGGCTCAACAGGTTAACCTTAATCGGAATAGTTCCATATCCACCGCAGTAAACTCTGGAGCAGATGCTGAAAAAGCCGGTAATATTGATCTAAAAACGCGTACGCTTACCTTAACTAATGACTCTCAAATAACTGCCAGCACTTCTGGGAAAGGGGATGCCGGTCAAATCAAAATACAAGAGGCTCAACAGGTTGACCTTAATCGGAACAGTTCCATATCGACAGCAGTAAATACTGGAGCAGAGGGCAATGGTGGGAATGTCGATATTGAAACCAAGTCTCTATCCCTAGATCACACCTCGACAATTGAAGCGAGTACTGCCGGGAACGGAAATGCCGGTAGTATCACCATCCCAGATGCAGAGGAGGTTTCCCTTAATCGGAATAGTTCCATATCCACAGCAGTAAACTCTGGAGCAGATGCTGAAAAAGCCGGTAGTATTGATCTAAAAACGCGTACGCTTACCCTAACCAATGACTCTGACATAACTGCCAGCACCTCTGGGGAAGGGGATGCCGGTAGTATCGTTATACAAGAGGCTCAACAGGTTAACCTTAATCGGAATAGTTCCATATCCACCGCAGTAAATACTGGAGCTGAGGGAAATGGTGGAAATGTCGATATTGAAACCAAGTCTCTATCCCTGGACAATGACTCTGAAATAACAGCCAGCACCTCTGGGGAAGGGGATGCCGGTAGTATCACCATCCCAGATGCTGAGGAGGTTAACCTTAATCGGAATAGTTCGATATCCACCGCAGTAAACTCTGGAGCAGTTGCTGAAAAAGGCGGTAGTATTGATCTAAAAACGCGTACGCTCACATTAACTAAAGACTCTCAAATAACAGCCAGCACCTCTGGGGAAGGGGATGCCGGTAGTATTTTTATACAAGAGGCTCAACAGGTTAACCTTAATCGGAATAGTTCCATATCCACAGCAGTAAACACTGGAGCAGTTGGCAATGGTGGGAATGTCGATATTGAAACCAAGTCTCTATCCCTAGATCACACCTCGAAAATTGAAGCAAGTACTGCCGGTACCGGAGATGCCGGTAGTATCACCATCCCAGACGCAGAGGAGGTTTCCCTTAATCGGAATAGTTCCATATCCACAGCAGTAAACCCTGGTGCAGTTGGCAATGGTGGAAATATTGATATCAAAACGCGATCGCTTACCTTAACTAATAACTCTGAAATAACTTCCAGTACTGCTGGTGATGGAGATGCTGGTAACATCACCCTTAGGGCTGAGCAAGTGACCATCGAGGGAGACTCACAGGTGTCAGCCACTACTTCCAGGGTTACCGATACTGACCGGGGTAAGGGTGGCAACATTGAAATAATTGAGGCCAATCGGTTTAGGGCTACCGACGGTGGGAACGTCAGAACCACCACAGAAGGTAATAAGCAGGCTGGTAATATTACTCTGGAAGTACGAGATGATATTACTTTAGCTGGAGCTGGAAGTGGGCTGTTTGCCAACACTACTCGTGATTCTAGCGGTGATGGTGGCAATATTTTCGTTGACCCCAGAACTGTAACTATTCGGGATGGAGCCAAGATAGCTGTAGATAGCCAAGGCCAGGGAAAAGGGGGCAATATTGAGCTTCAGGCAGGTACACTCACCCTTGATAATCAAGCAGAGCTATCCGCAGAAACGGCTAGCAACCAAGGGGGCAATATTACCTTAACCATTGACGAGTTGTTGTTCTTGCGACGCAACAGTAAAATCTCCACTACCGCAGGCACTGCTCAAGCTGGTGGAGACGGCGGCAATATTACGATTAATGCTCCCTTTATCATAGGCATTCGTCAAGAAGATAGCGACATTACCGCTAATGCTTTTGAAGGCAATGGCGGCAATATCAACATCACCACCCAAGGTATAATTGGGCTAGAGTTCCGAGAAAACCTCACCCCCCTCAGTGACATTACTGCTAGCTCTGAGTTTGGTGTAGATGGTACCGTCAACATCAATGCACCTCAAATTGACCCCAGCCGAGGGTTGTCGGAATTGCCAACCGATGTCATTGATGTCTCTCAACTGATTGAAAAAAACCTCTGTGCTGCGGGTGAGGGCAGTGAATTTATTGCCACAGGTCGTGGTGGCTTACCGATTTCTCCCAACGAAACCCTGAACCCCAATGCTACATGGGACGATTGGCGTATCACTGAGCAACCTCAAACTAGGATCAGAAAACGTCGGTCAAGGTCAAGGCAGCATCAACTACAGATTAATCAACCACAGACCAATAAACCTAAACCTAAACAAATTGTTGAAGCCCAAGGCTGGGTTATCGGTGCCAACGGGGAGGTAATTCTCACCGCTCATCCAGTCATAGTGACTCCGAAGGGTACATGGTTACATCAAGTAGACTGTCCGATGCTTCACCAAACCTTTAAGTAG